The Niastella koreensis GR20-10 genome includes a window with the following:
- a CDS encoding SDR family oxidoreductase, protein MHILITGANGYVGQRLAPVLVELGHRITCCVRSRQRFNTSHLPAGVNIIETDFSPDSPQVQFPEDIDVAYFLIHSMREGPSFEAAEQQAATKFQQLTENTRCQQIIYLSGIVNADQLSRHLSSRLAVEKILRVGKVPITVLRAGIVVGSGSSSFEIIRDLVEKLPIMIAPKWVNTKCQPIGIRNVIGFLTGILLLKETFNQDYDIGGPTVLTYKQMLLQFAEVRGLKRHIITVPVMTPRLSSYWLYFVASTSYPLAVNLVDSMKVDVVCRPNDLAQRLGIILLTYKEAVSLAFQKIEQQEVISSWKDAFSASNANPQIIRNIEVPVFGCFKDIKRRSITGDDQAVLQKIWNIGGNTGWYYGNALWKIRGLLDKAFGGVGLRRGRTSRLSISSGDALDFWRVLVADKTNKRLLLFAEMKLPGEAWLEFQIVQENNQYCLMQTATFRPKGIWGRLYWYCVLPFHYFIFNGMINALLKP, encoded by the coding sequence ATGCATATACTGATCACGGGAGCGAATGGTTATGTTGGTCAACGTCTGGCCCCGGTGCTGGTGGAGTTGGGACACCGCATTACCTGCTGTGTGCGAAGCAGGCAACGTTTTAATACCAGTCATTTACCAGCCGGTGTCAATATCATTGAAACCGATTTTTCGCCGGACAGTCCGCAGGTACAATTTCCCGAAGATATTGACGTGGCATATTTCCTGATCCATTCCATGCGGGAAGGGCCTTCCTTTGAAGCTGCAGAGCAACAAGCCGCTACCAAATTTCAGCAGCTTACAGAAAACACGCGCTGTCAACAAATCATATACCTGAGCGGCATAGTGAATGCCGATCAACTTTCTAGGCATTTGTCGTCGAGGCTGGCAGTAGAAAAAATACTGCGCGTGGGCAAAGTGCCGATAACTGTTTTAAGAGCTGGTATTGTAGTGGGCTCGGGCAGCTCATCTTTTGAAATCATCCGCGACCTGGTGGAGAAGCTGCCAATTATGATAGCTCCGAAATGGGTGAACACGAAATGTCAGCCGATCGGTATCCGCAACGTGATCGGTTTTCTGACCGGCATACTGCTGCTGAAGGAAACATTCAACCAGGATTATGATATTGGCGGACCTACCGTTCTTACCTATAAACAAATGCTGTTGCAGTTTGCAGAAGTCCGCGGCTTAAAACGACATATTATTACGGTACCGGTCATGACACCGCGATTGTCGAGTTACTGGCTGTATTTTGTAGCCTCTACCTCCTACCCGCTGGCTGTAAACCTGGTAGATAGTATGAAAGTAGATGTGGTATGCAGGCCCAATGACCTTGCACAGCGGTTGGGCATTATTTTGCTTACCTACAAGGAGGCAGTGTCGCTGGCTTTTCAAAAAATTGAACAGCAGGAAGTGATCAGTAGTTGGAAAGATGCTTTTAGCGCTTCCAATGCCAACCCACAAATCATCAGGAATATTGAGGTACCGGTATTCGGTTGTTTTAAAGATATAAAGCGCCGCAGCATCACAGGTGATGATCAGGCAGTGCTGCAAAAGATATGGAACATTGGAGGAAATACAGGCTGGTATTACGGTAATGCCCTTTGGAAGATACGTGGACTGCTCGATAAAGCATTTGGCGGTGTAGGTCTCCGGAGAGGCCGTACCAGCCGTTTGAGTATATCCAGTGGTGACGCACTGGATTTCTGGCGTGTACTGGTAGCCGATAAAACGAACAAACGCCTGCTGCTATTTGCTGAAATGAAATTACCTGGGGAAGCCTGGTTGGAATTTCAGATCGTTCAGGAAAACAACCAATATTGTCTGATGCAGACCGCCACCTTCCGGCCCAAGGGTATTTGGGGCCGGTTATATTGGTACTGTGTACTTCCCTTTCATTATTTTATCTTCAATGGCATGATTAATGCGCTGCTGAAGCCCTAA
- a CDS encoding DUF6799 domain-containing protein, producing the protein MKRMTLTLLVLLGLASAATAQEPKKKAPSPQKTEQEKQAISECVMMKGGKMFHYKDGKETAITNETIFHEMKVMPDGTCKMKNGKSMKLKEGECCDTKAAIHKDCQKMMMKKG; encoded by the coding sequence ATGAAAAGGATGACATTAACCTTACTGGTACTATTGGGTTTAGCCTCAGCCGCAACGGCCCAGGAACCCAAAAAGAAAGCGCCATCGCCACAAAAGACAGAACAGGAAAAACAGGCCATATCCGAATGTGTCATGATGAAAGGTGGTAAAATGTTTCATTATAAGGACGGAAAGGAAACTGCCATTACAAATGAAACAATATTTCATGAAATGAAAGTTATGCCCGACGGGACCTGTAAAATGAAGAATGGGAAATCAATGAAACTAAAAGAGGGCGAATGTTGTGATACAAAAGCAGCAATTCATAAAGACTGTCAGAAAATGATGATGAAGAAAGGTTAA
- a CDS encoding flavin reductase family protein — MDISIFNKSAIEAFEQLYRATFINSLGGFKSLVIVGTKSLSNITNLAPFSSFFHIGAHPALFGLIFRPGTEERHTLSNIIARQQFTVNHVHASMYVQAHQASARFPAGNSEFTATGLTEAYEAGIDAPFVQESRIRIGAVMREKIDIALNGTTLLLSEIMHVSMPADCLQKDGFVDLEKAGTLTCSGLDSYHQTERLARLTYAKPGSWPQAFDTE, encoded by the coding sequence ATGGACATTAGCATTTTTAATAAATCCGCCATCGAAGCTTTTGAGCAGCTGTACCGGGCAACCTTTATTAATTCACTGGGAGGTTTTAAAAGCCTGGTGATCGTGGGCACTAAAAGCTTGTCTAACATTACCAACTTGGCCCCGTTCAGTTCCTTTTTTCACATAGGGGCTCACCCAGCTTTGTTTGGACTGATTTTCAGGCCGGGGACGGAAGAAAGGCATACCTTGTCCAATATCATCGCAAGGCAGCAGTTCACCGTAAATCATGTACATGCTTCGATGTATGTGCAGGCGCACCAGGCTTCGGCCCGTTTTCCAGCCGGCAATTCTGAGTTTACCGCGACCGGTTTAACCGAAGCCTACGAAGCTGGTATTGACGCGCCCTTTGTCCAGGAAAGCAGGATCAGGATCGGCGCTGTAATGCGTGAAAAAATTGATATTGCCCTTAATGGTACTACCTTATTACTTTCAGAGATCATGCATGTATCGATGCCTGCCGATTGCCTGCAGAAAGATGGGTTTGTAGATCTTGAAAAAGCAGGCACCCTTACCTGTTCAGGCCTTGACAGTTATCACCAGACCGAACGACTGGCACGGTTAACTTATGCCAAACCCGGTTCCTGGCCGCAGGCATTTGACACTGAATAA
- a CDS encoding AI-2E family transporter codes for MQKLVIFPFTIRLCLGLFSIVLIILILYQAQHILVPIVFAILFAMLLVAPCNYLERHRIPRGLAAFLSFILFILIGLIVFYLVSSQIYRFKKELPGFINQLNTGLKNLTEKLQENFHLSAEKTNQLLDAVSFKNLYNSTTFVGNTFNTVSNTVLYMILIPVYTFLLLYYRGLIVLFLIRSFSEKNTTLVQEVLNKSRTVIKGYVVGIFTEMIIVAVLNCTAFFILGVKYAFLLGVIAAVLNIIPYLGIFTACILSMIVTYTTNSPGTVLGVAIVLISVHLIDANFILLKVVGSKLKMNAMATLCGVLSGGAIWGITGMFLAIPLLSILKLIFDAAEIRPPWGLLIGEDISLPDRRAQRKLLRAQKLLKKKESNL; via the coding sequence ATGCAAAAGCTTGTCATATTTCCTTTTACTATCAGATTGTGTCTTGGCCTTTTTAGTATCGTACTTATAATATTGATACTTTATCAAGCGCAGCATATCCTGGTGCCAATTGTTTTCGCTATTTTGTTTGCTATGTTGCTGGTTGCTCCCTGCAATTACCTGGAACGGCATAGAATACCCAGGGGGTTGGCGGCATTCCTCTCTTTCATCCTTTTTATCCTTATTGGGTTAATTGTATTTTATCTGGTATCTTCTCAGATCTACAGGTTTAAAAAAGAATTGCCAGGATTTATAAACCAATTGAATACAGGGCTTAAAAATCTTACAGAAAAATTACAGGAGAATTTTCATCTAAGTGCCGAAAAAACAAATCAACTTCTTGATGCCGTTTCGTTCAAAAACCTATACAACTCGACCACCTTTGTGGGAAACACCTTTAACACAGTTTCAAATACCGTCCTTTACATGATTTTGATCCCCGTTTATACCTTTCTGCTATTGTATTACAGAGGACTAATCGTGCTTTTTCTTATCAGGAGCTTTTCAGAAAAAAACACTACCCTGGTACAGGAGGTGCTTAACAAATCCAGGACTGTGATAAAAGGATACGTGGTTGGTATATTCACAGAAATGATCATAGTGGCTGTATTGAATTGCACGGCATTTTTTATCCTTGGCGTTAAATATGCGTTTTTGCTGGGTGTAATTGCAGCCGTATTGAATATTATTCCTTACCTTGGTATATTCACCGCCTGTATCCTGAGTATGATCGTTACTTACACTACCAATTCCCCGGGTACAGTACTCGGAGTAGCTATCGTACTGATAAGTGTTCACCTTATCGATGCCAATTTCATATTATTGAAGGTGGTAGGTTCCAAATTGAAAATGAATGCGATGGCTACTTTGTGCGGAGTCCTTTCCGGGGGAGCCATTTGGGGTATTACAGGAATGTTTCTTGCCATTCCACTGTTATCTATCCTTAAATTGATTTTTGATGCAGCTGAAATCCGGCCTCCCTGGGGTCTTCTGATAGGAGAAGATATTTCATTACCTGACAGGCGTGCGCAAAGAAAGTTATTGAGAGCACAAAAATTACTTAAAAAGAAGGAGTCAAATTTATAA